In Desulfovibrio aminophilus, the following proteins share a genomic window:
- the pdxA gene encoding 4-hydroxythreonine-4-phosphate dehydrogenase PdxA, with product MTKTVCLTLGDPGGLGPELVRRFFTAVAPTGPVILIGPEPALARLGEPFYERLDDPSARPERPGLYLFEPPELAGLDVPPGQATVAGGRAAGISLEWATRFLLSGQAHGLLTCPLNKAMLQAAGFDFPGHTEFLAERLGTGPEGHCMHLCGPVLRVSLVTTHPPLADVPRLVTHQAVLNCLLLTHAFVRRLGLAEPVAVCGLNPHAGEWGRIGREEIEVITPAIEEARALGLDVAGPLPADTVFHFAAKGRYSAVLAMYHDQGLGPLKLLHFGEAVNTTLGLPFPRTSPDHGTGYDLVGAGEARLDSFVAAYELLGKLVEKERK from the coding sequence ATGACCAAGACCGTCTGCCTGACCCTGGGCGACCCTGGAGGGCTCGGCCCGGAGCTGGTCCGGCGTTTCTTCACCGCCGTCGCGCCCACGGGCCCGGTGATCCTCATCGGCCCGGAGCCCGCCCTGGCGCGCCTGGGCGAGCCTTTCTATGAACGCCTGGATGATCCTTCCGCCCGGCCCGAACGCCCGGGGCTCTATCTCTTCGAGCCGCCGGAACTGGCCGGTCTGGACGTGCCGCCCGGCCAGGCCACCGTGGCCGGAGGCCGCGCGGCCGGGATCAGCCTGGAGTGGGCCACGCGCTTCCTGCTCTCCGGTCAGGCCCACGGCCTGCTCACCTGTCCGCTGAACAAGGCCATGCTCCAGGCCGCCGGGTTCGATTTCCCCGGCCACACGGAGTTCCTGGCCGAGCGCCTGGGCACCGGGCCCGAGGGCCATTGCATGCATCTCTGCGGCCCGGTCTTGCGCGTGAGCCTGGTCACCACCCATCCGCCGCTGGCCGACGTGCCGCGCCTCGTCACCCACCAGGCCGTGCTCAACTGCCTGCTCCTGACGCACGCCTTCGTCCGCCGCCTGGGCCTGGCCGAGCCCGTGGCGGTCTGCGGCCTGAATCCCCACGCCGGGGAGTGGGGCCGCATCGGCCGCGAGGAGATCGAGGTCATCACCCCGGCCATCGAGGAGGCCCGCGCCCTGGGCCTGGACGTGGCCGGGCCCCTGCCCGCGGACACGGTCTTCCACTTCGCGGCCAAGGGGCGCTATTCGGCGGTCCTGGCCATGTACCATGACCAGGGCCTCGGCCCGCTCAAGCTCCTGCACTTCGGCGAGGCCGTGAACACCACCCTGGGCCTGCCGTTTCCCCGCACCTCCCCGGACCACGGCACGGGCTACGACCTCGTGGGCGCCGGCGAGGCCCGCCTGGACAGCTTCGTCGCGGCCTACGAGTTGTTGGGGAAGTTGGTGGAGAAGGAAAGAAAATAG